The following coding sequences are from one Catenulispora sp. GP43 window:
- a CDS encoding monooxygenase, producing MVGAAGAVRVGVVGGSIAGCAGALAAARAVPGAAVVVFERSAGELRERGAGIGIQHERFGELVGAGFLDASLPATPGHSRDWFTRDGVSADGGGASGLGKLIWRQPFPFNSYNWGHLYRSLRGRLPSRVEFRGDARVVSAASGDSGASVTLADGSVEHFDLLLGADGYRSVVREAMFPGVVPDYAGYLCWRGLSDFAELKELPQDSFSTVGFNHGHLVAYPIPADDGRVHFNWVLYSAVPPDLTGDLSTATSIPPGAVSDAVLDFMDSLLTRELPPAWAAAIRKTARENVFIQPIYDFAAPAFTKDRMLLLGDAGAVSRPHAAAGTVKAMQDAASLLDLWRTTDDLDELATRYDAARRPAGSAVTALARRIGAAQVLDTPDWAAFEEAGFAAWLGAQMQLPDGTEMGGRRL from the coding sequence ATGGTGGGTGCTGCGGGCGCGGTACGCGTTGGTGTCGTCGGCGGGAGCATCGCCGGGTGCGCCGGGGCCCTGGCGGCGGCGCGGGCGGTGCCCGGGGCGGCGGTCGTCGTGTTCGAACGCTCGGCCGGCGAGCTGCGGGAGCGCGGGGCCGGGATCGGGATCCAGCACGAGCGGTTCGGCGAGCTCGTCGGGGCCGGGTTCCTGGACGCTTCGCTGCCGGCCACTCCCGGTCATTCGCGGGACTGGTTCACGCGCGACGGTGTCTCCGCCGACGGCGGCGGTGCCTCGGGTCTCGGGAAGCTGATCTGGCGGCAGCCGTTCCCGTTCAACTCCTACAACTGGGGGCATCTGTACCGGTCGCTGCGCGGGCGGCTGCCGTCGCGGGTGGAGTTCCGGGGCGACGCGCGCGTGGTCTCGGCGGCCTCGGGCGATTCCGGCGCCTCGGTCACGCTGGCGGACGGCAGCGTCGAACACTTCGACCTGCTGCTGGGCGCCGACGGCTACCGGTCGGTGGTGCGCGAGGCGATGTTCCCGGGCGTGGTCCCGGATTACGCGGGCTACCTTTGCTGGCGCGGGCTGTCGGACTTCGCCGAACTCAAAGAGCTGCCACAGGACTCGTTCTCCACGGTCGGCTTCAACCACGGCCACCTGGTCGCGTACCCGATCCCCGCCGACGATGGCCGCGTGCACTTCAACTGGGTCCTGTACTCGGCCGTCCCGCCGGACCTGACCGGGGACCTGAGTACGGCCACGAGCATCCCGCCGGGCGCGGTCTCGGACGCGGTGCTGGACTTCATGGACAGCCTGCTGACCCGCGAACTGCCGCCGGCGTGGGCCGCGGCGATCCGCAAGACGGCGCGCGAGAACGTGTTCATCCAGCCGATCTACGACTTCGCAGCACCCGCCTTCACCAAAGACCGCATGCTGCTCCTCGGCGACGCCGGCGCGGTCAGCCGCCCACACGCCGCCGCCGGAACCGTCAAGGCCATGCAGGACGCCGCAAGCCTGCTGGACCTGTGGCGCACCACCGACGACCTCGACGAACTCGCCACCCGCTACGACGCCGCCCGCCGCCCGGCCGGCAGCGCCGTCACCGCCCTGGCCCGCCGCATCGGCGCGGCGCAGGTGCTGGACACGCCGGACTGGGCGGCGTTCGAGGAGGCGGGGTTCGCTGCGTGGCTCGGCGCGCAGATGCAGCTGCCGGACGGGACGGAGATGGGCGGGCGGCGGTTGTGA
- a CDS encoding ATP/GTP-binding protein, which translates to MAAPTIAAKIVVAGGFGVGKTTLVGAVSEIQPLTTEAEMTQAGVGLDDVHLIPAKRSTTVAMDFGRITIAEDLILYLFGTPGQERFWFFWEELSRGALGAVVLADVRRLGDAFAVIDFFEDRRIPHVIAVNQFDGAQVYGHEELRQALALEDHTPLLICDARRRDSAKGVLVTLLEHAITQQRMRDDLPPDDRMN; encoded by the coding sequence ATGGCGGCTCCCACGATCGCCGCGAAGATCGTCGTCGCCGGCGGCTTCGGCGTCGGGAAGACCACCCTGGTCGGCGCGGTCTCCGAGATCCAGCCGCTGACCACCGAGGCCGAGATGACGCAGGCCGGGGTCGGCCTGGACGACGTCCACCTGATCCCGGCCAAGCGCAGCACCACGGTGGCGATGGACTTCGGCCGCATCACCATCGCCGAGGACCTGATCCTGTACCTGTTCGGCACGCCCGGGCAGGAGCGCTTCTGGTTCTTCTGGGAGGAGCTCTCCCGCGGGGCGCTCGGCGCGGTGGTGCTGGCCGACGTGCGCCGCCTGGGCGACGCCTTCGCGGTCATCGACTTCTTCGAGGACCGCCGGATCCCGCACGTGATCGCGGTGAACCAGTTCGACGGCGCGCAGGTGTACGGGCACGAGGAACTGCGCCAGGCGCTGGCCCTGGAGGACCACACGCCGCTGCTGATCTGCGACGCCCGGCGGCGCGACTCGGCCAAGGGGGTGCTGGTGACGCTGCTGGAGCACGCGATCACCCAGCAGCGGATGCGCGACGACCTGCCGCCCGACGACCGGATGAACTGA
- a CDS encoding transglycosylase domain-containing protein — MALRVIDYPRRGKSGLRHWLPSWRLVASTLIAFVLLMTGGAWAVYASVKIPPMNESVTQQHLTVVDDKGVVLGRRGPEIRQDVPLTQVPAPVQDSFLSAEDRNFWSDGAISVTGTARALINDLGGGSTQGGSTITQQYVKNAYLTDERTLSRKVKEAVIALKISEKQPKSEILQGYLNTVYFGRGASGIQMGARAWFSKDVNQLSVAEGAVMAALVNAPSYYELAPKDPSIMAKLQARWNYVLDGLVTMGKLTPAERAAQQFPALAPWPRPSSQTDNQDEYLVEEAIGEAEQKTGLSREQLETGGYTIYTTFDAKMQDAAAAAAKAQITSQLNPSKRAVDANVHTSIATVVPGDGAVRVLYGGDDYSKQAFNASWQGTLSPGSSFKTFALAAYLQNGGTVNDTFDGTSPYHVPNTDTVIPNEGGTSYGPVSVQYALNQSINTVFIEMGQQIGMSKVADAARAAGVPVTAQQQSLPALPLGVVSTNPEQMAAAYGTFAAHGQQVDPYTVASVQQDGKTVYAHQSLAKQAFTPAVADQVTKALQNVVTNGSGGGAQLADGRDVAGKTGTTDLPGDGTKLGSVWFVGYTPTLSTAVAVWGQTDGGALTPINGMAGKNTVGGGAVAAPLWAAYMDQAVAGTTAQSFTFTAQNNQAVPMNPVSPTSGSTQGGTGTTTGPSQTNQPSPPAPTSTYQPPNTPSSTPSSTGGGTTSGGPTGTGTSTGSQQPPPSTHSRPSKPPSQTTTGGL; from the coding sequence ATGGCCCTGCGTGTGATCGACTACCCGCGTCGCGGGAAGTCCGGACTGCGGCACTGGCTGCCGTCCTGGCGGCTGGTCGCCAGCACGCTGATCGCGTTCGTCCTGCTGATGACCGGCGGGGCCTGGGCGGTGTACGCGTCCGTCAAGATCCCGCCGATGAACGAGTCGGTGACCCAGCAGCACCTGACCGTGGTCGACGACAAGGGCGTGGTGCTCGGCCGCCGCGGCCCGGAGATCCGCCAGGACGTGCCGCTGACGCAGGTCCCGGCCCCGGTGCAGGACTCCTTCCTGTCCGCTGAGGACCGCAACTTCTGGTCCGACGGCGCCATCTCCGTCACCGGCACGGCCCGCGCCCTGATCAACGACCTCGGCGGCGGCTCCACGCAGGGTGGCTCCACGATCACCCAGCAGTACGTGAAGAACGCCTACCTCACCGACGAGCGCACCCTGTCCCGCAAGGTCAAGGAAGCCGTCATCGCCCTGAAGATCTCCGAGAAGCAGCCCAAGTCCGAGATCCTGCAGGGCTACCTGAACACCGTGTACTTCGGCCGCGGCGCTTCTGGCATCCAGATGGGCGCCCGCGCCTGGTTCAGCAAGGACGTCAACCAGCTCAGCGTGGCCGAGGGCGCGGTGATGGCCGCGCTGGTGAACGCCCCGTCGTACTACGAGCTGGCGCCCAAGGACCCCTCGATCATGGCCAAGCTCCAGGCGCGCTGGAACTACGTGCTCGACGGCCTGGTGACCATGGGCAAGCTGACGCCCGCCGAGCGCGCGGCGCAGCAGTTCCCGGCGCTGGCGCCCTGGCCCCGGCCCAGCAGCCAGACCGACAACCAGGACGAGTACCTGGTCGAGGAGGCCATCGGCGAGGCCGAGCAGAAGACCGGCCTGAGCCGCGAGCAGCTGGAGACCGGCGGCTACACCATCTACACCACCTTCGACGCCAAGATGCAGGACGCCGCGGCGGCGGCGGCGAAGGCGCAGATCACCAGCCAGCTCAACCCGAGCAAGCGCGCCGTGGACGCCAACGTGCACACCTCGATCGCCACCGTCGTCCCCGGCGACGGCGCGGTACGCGTCCTGTACGGCGGCGACGACTACTCCAAGCAGGCCTTCAACGCCTCCTGGCAGGGCACGCTGTCCCCGGGCTCCTCGTTCAAGACCTTCGCGCTGGCCGCCTACCTGCAGAACGGCGGCACGGTCAACGACACGTTCGACGGCACCTCGCCCTACCACGTCCCGAACACCGACACGGTGATCCCGAACGAGGGCGGGACCAGCTACGGCCCGGTCTCGGTGCAGTACGCCCTGAACCAGTCGATCAACACCGTGTTCATCGAGATGGGCCAGCAGATCGGGATGAGCAAGGTCGCCGACGCCGCGCGCGCCGCCGGCGTCCCGGTCACGGCCCAGCAGCAGTCGCTGCCGGCGCTGCCGCTGGGCGTGGTGTCCACCAACCCCGAGCAGATGGCGGCGGCCTACGGGACCTTCGCCGCGCACGGCCAGCAGGTGGACCCGTACACGGTGGCCAGCGTGCAGCAGGACGGCAAGACCGTGTACGCGCACCAGAGCCTGGCCAAGCAGGCCTTCACCCCGGCCGTGGCCGACCAGGTGACCAAGGCCCTGCAGAACGTGGTGACCAACGGCTCCGGCGGCGGCGCGCAGCTGGCCGACGGCCGCGACGTGGCCGGCAAGACCGGCACCACCGACCTGCCGGGCGACGGGACCAAGCTGGGCTCCGTCTGGTTCGTCGGCTACACCCCGACGCTGTCGACCGCGGTCGCGGTCTGGGGGCAGACCGACGGCGGGGCGCTGACCCCGATCAACGGCATGGCCGGCAAGAACACCGTCGGCGGCGGAGCCGTGGCGGCGCCGCTGTGGGCCGCGTACATGGACCAGGCGGTGGCCGGCACGACGGCGCAGTCGTTCACCTTCACGGCGCAGAACAACCAGGCGGTGCCGATGAACCCGGTGAGCCCGACCTCGGGCTCGACGCAGGGCGGCACCGGCACGACCACCGGCCCGTCGCAGACCAACCAGCCCTCGCCGCCGGCGCCGACCAGCACCTACCAGCCGCCGAACACGCCGTCCTCGACGCCGTCGAGCACCGGCGGCGGGACGACGTCGGGTGGGCCGACCGGGACCGGCACGTCGACCGGTTCGCAGCAGCCGCCGCCGTCGACGCACAGCCGGCCGTCCAAGCCGCCGTCGCAGACGACCACCGGCGGGCTGTAA
- the def gene encoding peptide deformylase, with the protein MSQTDSGTARPITIVGNPVLHHPCAPVEEFGEELAALVDDMFASMYAAEGVGLAANQIGVPLRVFVYDCADDDGVQHVGHMVNPVLAELPADRRQLDDSAEGCLSVPGPHHELARPDYARVTGVDLKGEPITVEGTGYFARCLQHEFDHLEGRLYIDRLGKRQRKNVLAEMERMQAEKRAEAEKATAPAN; encoded by the coding sequence ATGAGCCAGACCGATTCCGGCACCGCCCGGCCCATCACGATTGTCGGCAACCCGGTGCTGCACCACCCGTGTGCCCCGGTGGAGGAGTTCGGCGAGGAGCTCGCCGCGCTCGTGGACGACATGTTCGCCTCGATGTACGCCGCCGAGGGCGTGGGCCTGGCCGCCAACCAGATCGGCGTGCCGCTGCGGGTGTTCGTCTACGACTGCGCCGACGACGACGGCGTCCAGCACGTCGGCCACATGGTGAACCCGGTGCTGGCCGAGCTGCCGGCCGACCGGCGCCAGCTGGACGACTCCGCCGAGGGCTGCCTGTCGGTGCCCGGGCCGCACCACGAGCTGGCCCGGCCGGACTACGCCCGGGTGACCGGCGTGGACCTCAAGGGCGAGCCGATCACCGTGGAGGGCACCGGCTACTTCGCCCGCTGCCTGCAGCACGAGTTCGACCACCTGGAGGGCCGGCTCTACATCGACCGGCTCGGCAAGCGCCAGCGCAAGAACGTGCTCGCGGAGATGGAGCGGATGCAGGCCGAGAAGCGGGCCGAGGCCGAGAAGGCGACCGCCCCGGCGAACTGA
- a CDS encoding metal-sensitive transcriptional regulator, producing the protein MHGYTDRKDDYNKRLRRIEGQVRGLQRMVDEDKYCIDILTQISAVTKALQSVALGLLEEHVAHCVADALATGGPEADAKVKEANEAIARLVRS; encoded by the coding sequence ATGCACGGCTACACAGACCGCAAGGACGACTACAACAAGCGGCTCCGCCGCATCGAGGGCCAGGTCCGCGGCCTGCAGCGGATGGTCGACGAGGACAAGTACTGCATAGACATCCTCACCCAGATCTCCGCGGTCACCAAGGCCCTGCAGTCGGTGGCGCTGGGACTGCTCGAGGAGCACGTCGCGCACTGCGTGGCCGACGCCCTGGCGACCGGCGGGCCGGAGGCCGACGCCAAGGTCAAGGAAGCGAACGAGGCCATCGCGCGGCTGGTGCGTTCCTAG
- a CDS encoding HoxN/HupN/NixA family nickel/cobalt transporter — MTATTAGGTDSTGTAPATGGSRLARIRASLTPAEWGRVGGMFGFIALLHVVGWGILAALVVPGHYKLQGGLFGFGTGLTAYTLGMRHAFDADHIAAIDNTTRKLMAEGKRPLSVGFWFSLGHSSIVVVLTLLLGLGLKGLGVELTNDKSSLHSFGGLVGTTVSGSFLYLIAIINLVVLVGILKVFRQMRRGEFDEATLEEHLNNRGLMNRFLGRAMRAVNKPWQIYPVGLLFGLGFDTVTEVGLLVLAGTSVASGLPWYAVMCLPILFAAGMSLLDTIDGSFMNFAYGWAFSKPVRKVFYNITITGLSVAVALIIGTIELLSILQDKLNLTGGFWNWIATVDLNSIGFAIVGMFLLVWLAAVAVWKFGRIEEKWTASLPVAPDVTDQ, encoded by the coding sequence ATGACCGCGACCACAGCAGGCGGTACCGACAGCACCGGCACCGCGCCCGCGACCGGCGGATCCCGGCTGGCCCGGATCCGGGCGAGCCTGACGCCGGCGGAGTGGGGACGGGTCGGCGGCATGTTCGGCTTCATCGCGCTGCTGCACGTCGTCGGCTGGGGCATCCTGGCCGCGCTGGTCGTCCCGGGCCACTACAAGCTGCAGGGCGGCCTGTTCGGCTTCGGCACCGGCCTGACCGCCTACACGCTGGGCATGCGGCACGCCTTCGACGCCGACCACATCGCGGCCATCGACAACACCACCCGCAAGCTGATGGCCGAGGGCAAGCGCCCGCTGTCGGTCGGCTTCTGGTTCTCCCTGGGCCACTCCTCGATCGTCGTGGTCCTCACGCTCCTGCTGGGCCTGGGCCTGAAGGGCCTGGGCGTGGAGCTGACGAACGACAAGTCGAGCCTGCACAGCTTCGGCGGCCTGGTCGGGACCACGGTCTCCGGCTCGTTCCTGTACCTGATCGCGATCATCAATCTGGTGGTGCTGGTCGGGATCCTGAAGGTGTTCCGCCAGATGCGCCGCGGGGAGTTCGACGAGGCCACGCTCGAGGAGCACCTGAACAACCGCGGCCTGATGAACCGGTTCCTGGGCCGGGCCATGCGCGCGGTGAACAAGCCGTGGCAGATCTACCCGGTCGGCCTGCTGTTCGGCCTGGGCTTCGACACCGTGACCGAGGTCGGGCTGCTGGTGCTGGCCGGCACCTCGGTGGCCTCGGGCCTGCCCTGGTACGCGGTGATGTGCCTGCCGATCCTGTTCGCCGCCGGCATGTCCCTGCTGGACACCATCGACGGCTCGTTCATGAACTTCGCCTACGGCTGGGCCTTCTCCAAGCCGGTCCGCAAGGTCTTCTACAACATCACGATCACCGGGCTGTCGGTGGCCGTGGCGCTGATCATCGGCACCATCGAGCTGCTGAGCATCCTGCAGGACAAGCTGAATCTGACCGGCGGCTTCTGGAACTGGATCGCCACCGTCGACCTGAACAGCATCGGCTTCGCCATCGTGGGCATGTTCCTGCTGGTCTGGCTGGCCGCCGTGGCGGTGTGGAAGTTCGGCCGGATCGAGGAGAAGTGGACCGCCTCGCTGCCGGTGGCCCCGGATGTTACCGACCAGTAG
- a CDS encoding beta-ketoacyl-ACP synthase 3, translated as MPGSRIAALGHSQPDRVLTNADLAQMVDTSDEWITTRVGVRTRRIAEPGQTLDEFAAAAAAKALAGAGTEVGDVDLVLVATSTAGAASPNTAARVAARLGMRSPATIDVNVVCSGFTHTLALADQAIRCGQARTAVVVGADFMSAVTDWTDRGTCVLVGDGAGAAVVVAADEPGISPVLWGSVPERSRAVVIEGTPNRFSQEGQTVFRWTTTELPAIARQVCDRAGIRPEDLAGVVFHQANLRIIEPLAAKIGAVNAVVAKDIIESGNTSAASIPIALAKLVERREIPAGAPVLLFGFGGNLSYAGQVVMCP; from the coding sequence GTGCCCGGTTCCCGGATCGCCGCCCTCGGCCACAGCCAGCCCGACCGTGTCCTGACCAACGCCGACCTGGCGCAGATGGTCGACACCAGCGACGAATGGATCACCACCCGGGTGGGCGTGCGTACCCGCCGCATCGCCGAGCCCGGGCAGACCCTCGACGAGTTCGCCGCCGCGGCCGCCGCCAAGGCGCTGGCCGGGGCCGGGACCGAGGTCGGCGACGTGGACCTGGTCCTGGTCGCCACCAGCACCGCCGGCGCGGCCAGCCCCAACACCGCCGCCCGCGTCGCGGCCCGCCTGGGCATGCGCAGCCCGGCGACCATCGACGTCAACGTGGTCTGCTCCGGCTTCACCCACACCCTGGCCCTGGCCGACCAGGCGATCCGCTGCGGCCAGGCCCGCACCGCCGTGGTCGTCGGCGCGGACTTCATGAGCGCCGTCACCGACTGGACCGACCGCGGCACCTGCGTCCTGGTCGGCGACGGCGCCGGCGCCGCGGTCGTGGTGGCCGCCGACGAGCCCGGCATCAGCCCGGTCCTGTGGGGCTCGGTCCCCGAACGCAGCCGCGCGGTGGTGATCGAGGGCACCCCCAACCGCTTCTCCCAGGAAGGCCAGACCGTCTTCCGCTGGACCACCACCGAACTGCCGGCCATCGCCCGCCAGGTCTGCGACCGAGCCGGCATCCGCCCCGAGGACCTGGCCGGCGTGGTCTTCCACCAGGCGAACCTGCGCATCATCGAGCCGCTGGCGGCCAAGATCGGCGCGGTGAACGCGGTGGTGGCGAAGGACATCATCGAGTCCGGCAACACCTCCGCCGCCTCGATCCCCATCGCCCTGGCCAAGCTGGTCGAACGGCGGGAGATCCCGGCGGGCGCGCCGGTGCTGCTGTTCGGGTTCGGCGGGAACTTGTCTTACGCGGGACAGGTGGTGATGTGCCCTTAG
- a CDS encoding roadblock/LC7 domain-containing protein: MNEPAPDLHGSLDWLLNDFAHGTPGVRHALAVSADGIVVATSRDLGEEQGEQLAAVAAGLVSLLAGAALLLDSEPVRSNLTELGNGFLFSMAVSDGASLLVYAERECDIGQVTYAMTELINQVGESLTPTARARMLAHGNLPGAR, from the coding sequence ATGAACGAACCTGCACCCGATCTGCACGGCAGCCTCGACTGGCTGCTCAACGACTTCGCCCACGGCACCCCCGGGGTCCGGCACGCGCTGGCGGTCTCGGCCGACGGCATCGTGGTGGCCACGTCCCGGGACCTGGGCGAGGAGCAGGGCGAGCAGCTCGCGGCGGTGGCCGCGGGGCTGGTGAGCCTGCTGGCCGGGGCCGCGCTGCTGCTGGACTCCGAGCCGGTGCGCAGCAACCTGACCGAGCTCGGCAACGGCTTCCTGTTCTCCATGGCCGTCAGCGACGGTGCCTCGCTGCTGGTCTACGCCGAGCGCGAGTGCGACATCGGGCAGGTCACCTACGCCATGACCGAGCTGATCAACCAGGTCGGGGAGTCCCTGACGCCGACCGCCCGGGCCCGGATGCTGGCGCACGGCAACCTTCCGGGGGCCCGCTGA
- a CDS encoding SIMPL domain-containing protein, translated as MTDQAAGTPIVVSVRGEANLEADPELCEFAVTVTARDKDRRTALEQLTQRNKDLLDQLKGEYGEALEKLETGRFSVYPEWRNKRSDKVGPYQGSVRVRIVVKDFTVLGEMVTRIADAEGRSIDGPFWSLRRDSEVYRRARTEAVGEAVRRAREYADALGSQLTALLELADTGLSTGGAPAPQGRAMYAMATSARGVADEGLPALDLEPTRQNVYAAVEARFSATQPGEL; from the coding sequence ATGACGGATCAGGCCGCCGGCACCCCCATCGTCGTCAGCGTCCGCGGGGAGGCGAACCTCGAAGCGGACCCCGAACTGTGCGAGTTCGCGGTCACGGTCACCGCCCGCGACAAGGACCGCCGCACCGCCCTGGAGCAGCTGACCCAGCGCAACAAGGACCTCCTGGACCAGCTCAAGGGCGAATACGGCGAGGCGCTGGAGAAGCTCGAGACGGGCCGTTTCTCGGTGTACCCGGAATGGCGCAACAAGCGCTCCGACAAGGTCGGCCCGTATCAGGGCTCGGTGCGCGTCCGCATCGTGGTGAAGGACTTCACGGTCCTGGGCGAGATGGTCACCAGGATCGCCGACGCCGAGGGCCGCTCGATCGACGGCCCCTTCTGGAGCCTGCGCCGCGACTCGGAGGTCTACCGCAGAGCCCGCACGGAGGCGGTCGGCGAGGCGGTCCGCCGGGCCCGGGAGTACGCCGACGCCCTCGGCTCGCAGCTCACCGCGCTGCTGGAGCTGGCCGACACCGGCCTGTCGACCGGCGGCGCCCCGGCCCCGCAGGGGCGCGCGATGTACGCGATGGCCACCTCGGCGCGCGGCGTGGCCGACGAGGGGCTGCCGGCGCTGGATCTGGAGCCGACGCGGCAGAACGTGTACGCGGCGGTGGAGGCGCGGTTCTCGGCGACGCAGCCGGGGGAGTTGTAG
- a CDS encoding disulfide bond formation protein DsbA gives MRIEMWADIANPWTYVAAERLRTALATADAGIDATAAEVVWRPLLTDPADPEAPRDALRLLLLAEEHGGVELQGRVAAELLASHDVRDRAELAAVAARAGFEDGADLLSSETAGHTRLRELLLIGKARGITISPTLAVGDRLLEFAMSPATIGEFLTAADEAGEAGAVRRLPEEVERLRWAEELIALSDPLGALVLLEPLLAEHAQDPNAHPSPTAARYGRATRGNLMGVAASAYFASAQLGRARQALEATLVDDPADSYARLMLGRTLERQGLADEAGTHLRMAVAMTPEYA, from the coding sequence ATGCGAATCGAGATGTGGGCCGACATCGCCAACCCGTGGACCTATGTCGCGGCCGAGCGGCTGCGTACGGCACTGGCCACGGCCGACGCCGGCATCGACGCCACCGCCGCCGAGGTCGTCTGGCGCCCGCTGCTGACCGACCCCGCCGATCCCGAGGCCCCGCGCGACGCCCTGCGCCTGCTGCTGCTCGCCGAGGAGCACGGCGGCGTCGAGCTGCAGGGCCGGGTGGCCGCCGAACTGCTGGCGTCGCACGACGTCCGCGACCGCGCGGAGCTGGCCGCCGTGGCCGCGCGCGCCGGGTTCGAGGACGGCGCCGACCTGCTGTCCTCCGAGACCGCCGGGCACACCCGCCTGCGCGAGCTGCTCCTGATCGGCAAGGCGCGCGGCATCACGATCTCGCCGACCCTGGCTGTCGGCGACCGGCTGCTGGAGTTCGCGATGTCGCCGGCGACGATCGGCGAGTTCCTGACAGCTGCCGACGAGGCCGGCGAGGCCGGCGCCGTGCGCAGGCTCCCGGAGGAGGTCGAGCGCCTGCGCTGGGCCGAGGAGCTGATCGCGCTGTCCGACCCGCTCGGCGCCCTGGTGCTGTTGGAACCGTTGCTCGCCGAGCACGCTCAGGACCCAAACGCCCACCCGTCTCCCACCGCCGCCCGTTATGGACGCGCTACGCGCGGCAATCTAATGGGGGTCGCGGCCTCGGCCTACTTCGCCTCGGCACAGCTCGGCCGCGCCCGGCAGGCGCTGGAGGCGACGCTCGTCGACGACCCCGCCGACTCCTACGCGCGGCTGATGCTCGGCCGGACCTTGGAGCGTCAGGGGCTCGCCGACGAGGCCGGGACGCATCTGCGGATGGCAGTGGCGATGACGCCCGAGTACGCCTAG
- a CDS encoding ABC transporter substrate-binding protein: MAQTAAAAGATTPGTGGHRSRRAPHHRRAFAALLLAAATAAASGCAFGGGYGGGLSYGDPAGRQAGATPIPVGLLLDISGTDGTAGTDARDGFQLYVSQHAGRLGGRPARLSVANEGPTPSATATTMQTMLAHGVQAVVGPIDYAGYESVAPLADAAHVPLVGVVAQPDLTDISYVWNVAFQSTEPGAAIAPFIYNHVKSPVFAIGGNYPGDWEQVRGFTDAYGTLGGKLANAGGQATFTPATAFSPSAETTDFSPYLQAIKASGAKAVYCAFTGDEAVRFVQQYARSAVKDIPLYAVGLVTDGPLLKLEGPAATNITSVLDYSPDVDTAANRTFVSAWAAGHDGQEPSVYALTGYDAAALLDQAVAQAGPNADAEKINAAIAALGRIDSPRGAWQLASTTHAPIQKWYLRRVQVDGTALANVEIEELATLPD; this comes from the coding sequence ATGGCGCAGACGGCCGCCGCCGCCGGGGCGACCACACCGGGAACCGGCGGACACCGCTCCCGGCGCGCGCCGCACCACCGGCGGGCCTTCGCCGCGCTGCTGCTGGCCGCGGCCACGGCGGCGGCGTCGGGCTGCGCGTTCGGCGGCGGCTACGGCGGCGGCCTGTCCTACGGCGACCCCGCGGGGCGGCAGGCCGGCGCGACGCCGATCCCGGTGGGGCTGCTGCTGGACATCTCCGGGACCGACGGCACGGCCGGCACCGACGCCCGCGACGGGTTCCAGCTCTACGTCAGCCAGCACGCGGGCCGGCTCGGCGGCCGGCCGGCGCGGCTGTCCGTGGCCAACGAGGGCCCGACCCCGTCGGCCACCGCGACGACGATGCAGACGATGCTGGCCCACGGCGTGCAGGCGGTCGTCGGCCCGATCGACTACGCGGGCTATGAGAGCGTGGCGCCGCTGGCCGACGCGGCGCACGTGCCGCTGGTCGGCGTGGTGGCGCAGCCGGACCTGACGGACATCAGCTACGTGTGGAACGTGGCGTTCCAGTCCACCGAGCCCGGCGCGGCCATCGCGCCGTTCATCTACAACCACGTCAAATCCCCGGTCTTCGCGATCGGCGGCAACTACCCCGGCGACTGGGAGCAGGTCCGCGGCTTCACCGACGCCTACGGCACGCTCGGCGGGAAGCTGGCCAACGCCGGAGGCCAGGCGACGTTCACGCCGGCGACGGCGTTCTCGCCGTCCGCCGAGACCACCGACTTCTCGCCGTATCTGCAGGCGATCAAGGCGTCCGGGGCGAAGGCCGTGTACTGCGCGTTCACCGGCGACGAGGCGGTGCGCTTCGTCCAGCAGTACGCGCGCTCGGCGGTGAAGGACATACCGCTGTACGCGGTCGGCCTGGTCACCGACGGGCCGCTGCTGAAGCTGGAGGGCCCGGCGGCCACGAACATCACCTCGGTGCTGGACTACTCCCCCGACGTCGACACCGCCGCCAACCGCACCTTCGTCTCGGCGTGGGCCGCCGGCCACGACGGCCAGGAGCCCAGCGTGTACGCGCTGACCGGCTACGACGCGGCGGCCCTGCTGGACCAGGCGGTCGCCCAGGCCGGACCGAACGCCGACGCCGAGAAGATCAACGCGGCGATCGCGGCCCTGGGCCGGATCGACAGCCCGCGCGGGGCGTGGCAGCTGGCTTCCACGACGCACGCGCCGATCCAGAAGTGGTACCTGCGGCGGGTGCAGGTGGACGGGACGGCTTTGGCGAACGTGGAGATCGAGGAGTTGGCGACGCTGCCGGACTGA